A genomic window from Gossypium hirsutum isolate 1008001.06 chromosome D12, Gossypium_hirsutum_v2.1, whole genome shotgun sequence includes:
- the LOC107946491 gene encoding protein NRT1/ PTR FAMILY 2.11, producing the protein MDDRMNKSDKEEMEKEEKATVATDDEPEINYRGWKVMPFIIGNETFEKLGAIGTLANLLIYLTTVFNLKSITATTMINVFNGTTNFGTLVGAFLCDTYFGRYKTLGFATAASFLGLQAIQLTAAIPELHPHRCAAKESGECEGPTAGQLAFLLMGLGLMIVGAGGVRPCNLAFGVDQFNPKTEAGKRGIDSFFNWYFFTFTFAQMVSLTLIVYIQSNVSWAIGLGIPATLMFIACVVYFVGSKIYVKVKATGSPMTSVAQVIVVAIKKRKLKPVEQPWLSLFKYIPPKSINSKLPYTDQFRFLDKAAIVTPQDEIKGDGSPADPWRLCSLQQVEEVKCLFRVLPIWASQIMYCVTLVQLHTYAVFQAVQSDRRLGNSNFKIPAASYVVFMMLSLTIFIPVYDRAIVPFLRKIRGKEGGITILQRIGIGMFVSIFTMLVSGMVEQHRRSIALTKPTLGVVPRKGAISSMSASILIPQFILGGLTEAFASIGLIEFYYKQFPENMKSIGGSLFYCGLAGSNYFSSLLIFIIHGTTNRTATGNWLEEDLNKGRLDYYYYIIAGLGILNLGYFLLCASWYKYKGNSDNTPELELHVNGEKQQSDKP; encoded by the exons ATGGATGACAGAATGAACAAGAGTGACAAAGAAGAAATGGAGAAGGAGGAGAAAGCTACCGTCGCAACAGATGATGAGCCTGAAATCAACTACAGAGGATGGAAAGTCATGCCATTTATTATAG GGAATGAAACCTTTGAGAAACTGGGAGCCATTGGTACCTTAGCCAACTTGTTGATCTACCTCACTACTGTCTTCAACTTGAAGAGTATTACAGCTACAACTATGATTAATGTCTTCAATGGCACTACAAATTTTGGAACCCTGGTCGGAGCTTTCCTCTGTGATACTTACTTCGGCCGCTACAAAACCTTGGGATTTGCTACAGCTGCCTCTTTCTTg GGATTGCAAGCAATACAACTAACAGCAGCCATTCCAGAGTTGCATCCTCACCGGTGTGCAGCAAAAGAGAGTGGGGAATGCGAAGGGCCAACAGCAGGGCAACTGGCATTTCTGCTAATGGGTTTGGGGCTAATGATTGTGGGAGCTGGGGGCGTTCGGCCATGTAACTTAGCATTTGGGGTGGACCAATTCAATCCTAAAACAGAAGCTGGAAAGAGAGGAATCGACAGCTTCTTCAATTGGTACTTCTTCACCTTCACTTTTGCGCAGATGGTATCCTTAACCCTCATCGTCTACATTCAATCAAACGTGAGTTGGGCTATTGGCCTTGGGATTCCTGCAACTCTCATGTTTATAGCTTGTGTGGTGTATTTTGTTGGTTCCAAAATATATGTCAAAGTTAAAGCTACTGGTAGTCCAATGACCAGTGTAGCACAAGTAATAGTGGTAGCTATCAAGAAAAGGAAATTAAAACCTGTGGAACAGCCTTGGCTCTCCCTTTTCAAGTATATTCCTCCCAAGTCTATCAACTCCAAGCTTCCCTACACCGACCAATTCAG atTCCTGGATAAAGCAGCAATTGTGACACCCCAAGATGAAATAAAGGGTGATGGATCACCAGCGGATCCATGGAGACTCTGCAGCTTGCAGCAAGTAGAAGAAGTGAAATGCCTGTTTAGAGTGCTTCCTATATGGGCATCGCAAATCATGTATTGTGTTACCCTTGTTCAACTGCATACCTATGCCGTGTTCCAAGCCGTTCAATCTGATAGACGCCTCGGAAACAGCAACTTCAAGATCCCAGCTGCATCCTATGTTGTCTTCATGATGCTTAGCCTGACCATTTTCATACCCGTATACGATCGAGCTATCGTTCCATTCCTTCGAAAAATCAGAGGGAAAGAAGGGGGCATTACAATCCTGCAGAGGATCGGTATTGGGATGTTTGTCTCCATATTCACCATGCTTGTGTCTGGGATGGTAGAACAACACCGAAGAAGCATAGCTCTGACGAAACCAACCCTAGGAGTTGTGCCAAGGAAAGGTGCCATTTCGTCAATGTCAGCCTCGATTTTAATCCCTCAATTCATACTTGGTGGACTGACGGAAGCGTTTGCATCCATTGGCCTCATTGAATTCTACTACAAGCAGTTCCCTGAGAACATGAAAAGCATCGGAGGGTCTCTATTCTACTGTGGGTTGGCAGGTTCAAATTATTTCAGTAGCTTGTTGATCTTTATAATTCATGGAACAACAAACCGCACAGCCACCGGAAACTGGTTAGAGGAGGATCTGAATAAGGGAAGATTGGATTACTACTATTACATAATTGCTGGCCTAGGAATCTTAAACTTGGGCTACTTTTTGTTATGCGCAAGTTGGTATAAGTACAAAGGAAACAGCGACAACACCCCTGAGCTTGAACTTCACGTTAATGGCGAGAAACAGCAGTCTGATAAACCTTAG